From the Thomasclavelia ramosa DSM 1402 genome, the window AATTGACTATATGCTTCAAAATGCTGAAGTTATTTCTGAAGAACAAATGGATCTAAAAGTAGTAAAACCCGGTACTACTGTAACAATCTTAGATTTATCAGAAAAAGATGCTGAACCTGAAAGTTACCAAATCGTTGGATATACTGAAACAGACCCTTTAAATGGAAAGATTTCAAATGAATCTCCATTAGCAAAAGCTGTTTTAGGTCATGGAGTAAATGAAATTGTAACAGTTGGGGTTGCAGATCCTTATGATGTAAAAATTGTTAACATTGAGTTTAAAAACTAGAACTTATAAAATGAACCTACTATTTAGACTGCAAAATAAGTAAGGTTCTTTTTTATAAACAATTTTAATAAGTAGAAATAGAAAAAGAATGATTTAATCAGTATTTTGTAAGAACTGTTTAAATCATTCTTTAAGGGAAATTATCTTTGGAAAGATGAAATATTCTATGGATTTGTATATAAAGTTGATTAACTAGATGATTGGTATATGAGGTAATTAAAGAGATTGCCACCTGTATAATAACATTATCATTACGGATTGATTATGCCAAGATATTAAGCGTCTAATTTTTTTGTATATAATTGTAAAATTAAGGTAGTGATAATTAAAATGATTGGT encodes:
- the greA gene encoding transcription elongation factor GreA; the protein is MEHEKVLLTQSGVEKLEQERDNLINVERPKVIEELQLARSQGDLSENADYDAAREKQAHLESRIKEIDYMLQNAEVISEEQMDLKVVKPGTTVTILDLSEKDAEPESYQIVGYTETDPLNGKISNESPLAKAVLGHGVNEIVTVGVADPYDVKIVNIEFKN